The Tumebacillus amylolyticus genome contains a region encoding:
- a CDS encoding MogA/MoaB family molybdenum cofactor biosynthesis protein: MAAWNVGILTSSDKGARGEREDLSGQVIREMVRDVNMEVTEYIVIPDEFEVLRDSLLHFCDEVKLDLVVTTGGTGLAKRDVTPEATLAVIDREVPGMAEAMRAASLAKTQFAMLSRAVVGTRGNTLIVNLPGSPKGVRECLEVILPVIPHALEILQGTHGEHK; this comes from the coding sequence ATGGCTGCTTGGAACGTTGGCATCCTCACATCCAGCGACAAAGGCGCTCGCGGCGAACGGGAAGACCTGAGCGGACAAGTCATCCGCGAGATGGTACGCGATGTGAACATGGAAGTGACCGAATACATCGTGATCCCCGATGAATTCGAGGTGCTTCGGGATTCTCTGCTCCACTTCTGCGACGAAGTGAAACTCGACCTCGTCGTCACAACGGGCGGCACCGGCTTGGCGAAACGCGATGTCACGCCGGAAGCGACGTTGGCGGTCATCGACCGTGAAGTGCCCGGCATGGCGGAGGCGATGCGCGCCGCGTCGCTCGCGAAGACCCAGTTCGCCATGCTCTCCCGCGCCGTCGTCGGCACGCGGGGCAACACGTTGATCGTAAACCTGCCCGGCTCTCCGAAAGGCGTGCGCGAATGCCTGGAAGTGATCTTGCCTGTGATTCCACACGCGTTGGAAATCTTGCAAGGCACGCACGGGGAACACAAGTAA
- a CDS encoding DUF2627 family protein produces MGRFIVWVILIGIFVLSGYGLNLIRIAIVDKIANPEIVIWWKVLIGSVLMVGGLSFLGGFVFYRDRKQNKVRPPAWKTK; encoded by the coding sequence GTGGGACGTTTCATCGTATGGGTGATCCTGATTGGGATCTTTGTGTTGTCCGGATACGGGCTGAACTTGATCCGCATCGCGATTGTGGACAAGATCGCGAATCCGGAGATTGTGATCTGGTGGAAAGTGTTGATCGGCAGCGTGTTGATGGTTGGAGGATTGTCGTTCCTCGGCGGATTTGTGTTCTACCGCGACCGCAAGCAGAACAAAGTACGCCCGCCGGCTTGGAAAACCAAGTAA
- a CDS encoding molybdenum cofactor biosynthesis protein, with product MQINVHLFAGVAEAVGSRTWSGDLPEGATVADLFARLADEHPGASSLLRVAFASVNHAYSTPETVLSSSDEIAILPPVSGGQDTEMTEERFLITKSPLSVEEMLKKVRNPLCGAVNLFVGTVREMTHGQRTVHLEYEAYAPMAIKMMAQIADEIQERWPDTQVAMAHRVGKLEIEDAAVVIAVATPHRAASYEAGRYAIERLKEIVPVWKKEVWSDNTQWMGHQQGPWNPLRPGSEG from the coding sequence ATGCAGATCAACGTCCACTTATTTGCCGGAGTGGCGGAGGCCGTCGGGTCCCGCACGTGGTCGGGCGACTTGCCGGAGGGAGCTACCGTTGCCGACTTGTTCGCTCGCCTTGCAGACGAGCATCCCGGAGCGAGTTCGCTTTTGCGCGTTGCGTTCGCCTCGGTCAACCATGCCTATTCAACGCCGGAGACGGTGCTGTCTTCGAGCGACGAGATCGCCATCCTGCCTCCTGTATCGGGCGGTCAAGACACAGAGATGACGGAGGAACGGTTCCTGATCACGAAATCCCCGCTCTCTGTAGAAGAGATGTTGAAAAAAGTCCGCAACCCGCTCTGCGGTGCGGTCAACCTCTTCGTCGGCACCGTTCGGGAGATGACGCACGGCCAGCGCACCGTGCATCTCGAATACGAAGCGTACGCGCCGATGGCGATCAAGATGATGGCGCAAATTGCCGATGAAATTCAAGAGCGCTGGCCGGACACGCAGGTCGCGATGGCACATCGAGTCGGGAAATTGGAGATCGAGGACGCCGCTGTGGTGATCGCCGTCGCCACTCCGCACAGAGCCGCTTCTTATGAAGCGGGCCGTTACGCCATCGAACGGCTCAAAGAGATCGTACCCGTTTGGAAAAAAGAAGTCTGGTCGGATAACACCCAATGGATGGGCCACCAACAAGGCCCGTGGAACCCGTTGCGACCGGGAAGCGAGGGATAA
- a CDS encoding Glu/Leu/Phe/Val family dehydrogenase, translating into MEKYDYEQLVFCHDQASGLKAIIAIHDTTLGPALGGTRMWTYDNEEAAIEDALRLAKGMTYKNAAAGLNLGGGKTVIIGNPRTDKSEAMFRAFGRYIESLNGRYITAEDVGTTVQDMEYIRQETRYVTGVSEAFGSSGNPSPMTALGCFVGLKAAAKEAFGTDDVTGKVVAVQGVGNVGYYLCKHLHDAGAKLIVTDINQEAIDRVVTEFGAEVVAPKDIFGVQADIFAPCALGAIINDETIPQLKAKVIAGSANNQLREERHGDIIHEMGIVYAPDYVINSGGVINVADELNGYNAERATKKIENIYNIIANIIEISKRDGIPTYKAADRMAEERIRTLGSSRSNYLTTERSILSK; encoded by the coding sequence ATGGAGAAGTATGATTATGAACAGCTCGTCTTCTGCCACGACCAAGCATCCGGTCTGAAGGCGATCATTGCGATACATGACACCACGCTCGGTCCGGCACTCGGCGGCACCCGCATGTGGACTTACGATAACGAAGAAGCAGCAATCGAAGACGCTCTGCGTCTCGCAAAAGGCATGACCTACAAAAACGCAGCAGCTGGCCTCAACCTCGGCGGCGGCAAAACGGTCATCATCGGCAACCCGCGCACCGACAAGTCGGAAGCGATGTTCCGCGCATTCGGTCGCTACATCGAATCTCTGAACGGTCGTTACATCACCGCCGAAGACGTCGGTACCACCGTGCAAGACATGGAGTACATCCGCCAAGAAACCCGTTATGTCACCGGCGTTTCGGAAGCGTTCGGCTCCTCCGGCAACCCGTCTCCGATGACCGCACTCGGTTGCTTCGTCGGCCTGAAAGCAGCTGCGAAGGAAGCATTCGGCACCGATGATGTAACCGGCAAAGTCGTTGCCGTTCAAGGCGTGGGCAACGTCGGCTACTACCTCTGCAAACACCTGCACGATGCGGGCGCGAAGTTGATCGTCACCGACATCAACCAAGAAGCAATCGACCGCGTTGTCACCGAATTCGGCGCAGAAGTTGTGGCACCGAAGGACATCTTCGGCGTACAAGCCGACATCTTCGCTCCGTGCGCACTGGGTGCAATCATCAACGATGAAACCATTCCGCAACTCAAAGCGAAAGTCATCGCAGGTTCTGCGAACAACCAACTTCGTGAAGAGCGCCACGGCGACATCATCCACGAAATGGGCATCGTCTACGCTCCGGACTATGTCATCAACTCCGGCGGCGTCATCAACGTTGCAGACGAACTGAACGGCTACAACGCAGAGCGCGCAACCAAGAAGATCGAGAACATCTACAACATCATCGCCAACATCATCGAGATCTCCAAGCGCGACGGCATCCCGACCTACAAAGCGGCTGACCGTATGGCCGAAGAGCGCATCAGAACCTTGGGTTCCTCCCGTTCGAACTACTTGACCACCGAACGTTCCATCCTCTCGAAGTAA
- the steA gene encoding putative cytokinetic ring protein SteA yields the protein MMKFANARRQNPRQLAGTARADRRTKVLVKRLQPGDIAVLHHTDLDEVAADALIKARVRAVINTAPSISGRYPNLGPLKLVRAGVPLLDAQVPDVPDVLSALEEGGRVQVQENLWLLEEQVLGSVDWLDEEAVLAQMARSMKNLRAELEQFVENTLTFANLEKTFFLNELPQLSLRLSMQDRHVLVVVRGPTYRDDLRAIASYIQDVRPVLIGVDGGADALMQAGFRPDLIVGDMDSVSDEALASGAELIVHAYPDGRAPGLSRLEDLGLQSHLYPAPGTSEDVAMLLAHEHGAELIVAVGTHSNMIDFLEKGRRGMASTVLTRMRIGNKLVDAKGVSLLYGSKVGWRAALVVAGAAMVPMAVLLWLNTSTRVFLHQLVLNLKLLWS from the coding sequence ATGATGAAATTTGCCAATGCACGGCGGCAGAATCCGAGGCAACTTGCGGGTACGGCACGTGCCGACCGCAGAACCAAAGTGTTGGTCAAAAGGTTGCAGCCGGGCGACATCGCCGTCCTGCATCACACCGACCTCGATGAAGTGGCGGCCGATGCGCTGATCAAAGCCCGCGTCCGTGCGGTGATCAACACGGCCCCTTCGATCTCTGGACGCTACCCAAACTTAGGCCCGCTCAAGCTCGTTCGAGCGGGAGTCCCTTTGCTCGATGCACAGGTACCAGATGTGCCGGATGTGCTGTCGGCGCTCGAAGAAGGCGGACGCGTGCAGGTTCAGGAGAATCTGTGGCTCCTCGAAGAGCAAGTGCTGGGCTCCGTGGACTGGCTCGACGAAGAAGCGGTCTTGGCGCAGATGGCGCGCTCGATGAAAAACCTGCGGGCGGAACTTGAACAGTTCGTCGAGAACACGTTGACGTTTGCGAATTTGGAGAAAACGTTTTTTCTCAATGAACTACCTCAGTTGAGCCTGCGCCTGTCCATGCAGGATCGTCATGTACTGGTCGTCGTGCGCGGGCCGACGTACCGCGACGATTTGCGGGCGATTGCCTCGTACATACAAGACGTAAGACCCGTGCTGATCGGCGTCGACGGGGGAGCAGATGCGTTGATGCAAGCCGGGTTTCGCCCGGATTTGATCGTCGGCGACATGGACTCGGTGAGCGATGAAGCGTTGGCAAGCGGAGCGGAGTTGATCGTGCACGCCTATCCGGACGGTCGTGCGCCGGGACTCTCCCGATTGGAAGATCTCGGCTTGCAATCGCATCTCTACCCGGCGCCGGGCACCTCCGAGGACGTCGCGATGCTTCTCGCGCACGAACACGGCGCCGAGCTGATCGTGGCGGTCGGCACGCATTCGAACATGATTGATTTTCTGGAAAAAGGCCGGCGCGGCATGGCGAGCACTGTGCTTACGCGCATGCGCATCGGCAACAAACTCGTCGACGCCAAGGGCGTTTCGCTGCTCTACGGCTCCAAAGTCGGGTGGCGGGCGGCGTTGGTGGTGGCAGGTGCGGCGATGGTGCCGATGGCGGTTTTGTTATGGTTGAACACGTCGACGCGCGTGTTTTTGCACCAGTTGGTTCTGAATTTGAAATTGCTGTGGTCCTGA
- a CDS encoding copper transporter: MYGIRYHILTLVAVFLSLGLGLLLGGTLGEQVIVKQQTQLLQKLEDRYTQTKADNLKLQKQSLDLSQQTSDLQSLMSQVGGHYVRDKLAGQKVAVLQLQSADLTAIRSTLEAAGANLTTTAEVTDAPGLLTALQTDEVADLLGVGKDADESRRSSALAKNLVQELYGNEQGTESEPSTQSLGPVTDWLKSHNYLTVTGTVGSKPDHLVLVGGASDATVLRLRKLDLPLVQQLREAGLHTVGVERSDVAHSSIANFSDGGFSTVDNIDHVTGRVALIDVLSGAVGHYGTKKTAQALLPYVTNAKEVSITR, encoded by the coding sequence GTGTACGGCATCCGCTATCACATTCTAACGCTCGTCGCTGTGTTTCTGTCGCTTGGGCTCGGGCTGTTGCTCGGGGGAACACTCGGTGAGCAAGTGATCGTCAAACAGCAAACCCAATTGCTTCAAAAACTTGAAGATCGCTACACGCAAACCAAAGCGGACAACCTCAAACTCCAAAAACAATCTCTTGATCTCTCCCAACAAACGTCCGATCTGCAAAGCTTGATGTCGCAAGTCGGAGGCCATTATGTGCGGGACAAACTCGCCGGACAAAAAGTCGCCGTGCTGCAATTGCAGTCCGCCGACCTCACCGCGATTCGCTCCACGCTTGAAGCTGCGGGAGCCAACTTGACCACGACGGCGGAAGTGACCGATGCGCCGGGGCTGCTCACCGCCTTGCAAACCGATGAAGTGGCGGATCTGCTCGGGGTTGGCAAGGACGCTGATGAGAGCCGACGAAGTTCGGCCCTTGCCAAGAATCTCGTCCAAGAGCTCTACGGAAACGAGCAGGGGACAGAAAGCGAGCCATCCACCCAGAGCCTCGGCCCGGTCACAGACTGGCTCAAATCGCACAACTACTTGACCGTCACAGGCACCGTCGGCAGCAAGCCCGACCATCTCGTTCTCGTCGGCGGGGCGAGCGACGCGACGGTTCTGCGCTTACGAAAACTGGACTTGCCGTTGGTCCAACAACTGCGCGAGGCGGGCTTACATACGGTCGGAGTGGAGCGCTCCGACGTCGCACATTCCAGCATCGCGAATTTCTCCGACGGCGGGTTCTCGACCGTGGACAACATCGACCACGTCACAGGCCGTGTCGCGCTGATCGACGTGCTGAGCGGTGCGGTCGGTCACTACGGCACCAAGAAAACAGCCCAAGCCCTGCTTCCGTACGTCACGAACGCCAAGGAGGTCTCCATCACGAGATGA
- a CDS encoding glycosyltransferase family 2 protein has translation MNGYPKIERYRKKVAVLIPAWNEGDIIDRTILAVRTLDAVTEIIVIDDCSTDETYRISLESGARVVRHRNNHGKGAALYSGILSTDAEIVVFLDADMGETAVEIEKLLRPVLEDRCDMTIGRLPSPLRGGFGLVKGFARRGIKHLSGVELQAPLSGQRVLNRRVLDAIGRLGNGYGVEVAMTIDAARKGMRLLEVEVDMKNREYGRDLRGFLHRGKQLLQIARVLLNRWQMR, from the coding sequence ATGAACGGCTATCCCAAGATCGAACGCTATCGAAAAAAAGTCGCCGTCCTCATCCCGGCGTGGAACGAGGGAGACATCATCGACCGCACGATTCTCGCCGTCCGCACGCTGGATGCCGTCACGGAGATCATCGTCATCGACGACTGCTCGACCGATGAAACCTACCGCATCTCCCTGGAGTCGGGCGCACGAGTTGTGCGCCATCGCAACAACCACGGCAAGGGAGCCGCGCTCTACTCCGGCATCCTCAGCACCGATGCGGAAATCGTCGTGTTTCTCGATGCCGACATGGGCGAGACGGCTGTCGAGATCGAAAAATTGCTCCGCCCGGTGCTCGAAGATCGCTGTGACATGACCATCGGTCGTCTCCCAAGCCCCTTGCGCGGCGGATTCGGTCTGGTCAAAGGCTTCGCACGACGCGGGATCAAACATCTCTCCGGCGTCGAACTTCAAGCTCCGCTCTCCGGTCAACGCGTGCTCAACCGCCGCGTGCTCGATGCGATCGGACGGCTTGGCAACGGGTACGGTGTCGAAGTTGCGATGACGATTGACGCTGCCCGCAAAGGCATGCGGCTCTTGGAAGTGGAAGTGGACATGAAAAATCGCGAGTACGGTCGAGACCTGCGCGGCTTCCTTCACAGAGGCAAGCAACTTCTGCAGATCGCGCGCGTGCTCCTCAACAGGTGGCAGATGAGATGA
- the lpdA gene encoding dihydrolipoyl dehydrogenase: MAEQLDVVILGGGTGGYVAAIRAAQLGLKVAVVEKDKVGGTCLHRGCIPSKALLKSADILATVQKSKEFGVNIDGTVSFDFGNVMARKEKIVGNLHKGVQSLLKKHNVQVIEGTGTVMGPSIFSPLAGAVRVERPDGEQEIINPRNLIVATGSRPKSLPGLTVDGKHVINSDHALELEELPKSVIIVGAGAIGCEWASMFSDYGVQVTLVEFAPQILPLEDEDVAAELAKLLGRRKTKVKIMTSTGVLPDTLKIEGDTVTIQAKVNVGTDKEAIETLSAEKLLVSVGRGAAIDNIGLEATEVQIDRGTIVVDEHYRTKEKNIFAIGDVLNTPQLAHVASHEGIHAVEVIAGLHPHPIDYAMIPRCTYTRPEVASVGYTERHLRNEGREIKVGKFPFRGIGKALVNGEFDGFVKMIADANTGDLLGVHMIGQNVTDMISEAGLAALLDATAWEIGLAIHPHPTLSEAIGEAALAVDGMAIHY; the protein is encoded by the coding sequence ATGGCTGAACAGTTAGATGTAGTGATCCTGGGCGGGGGCACGGGCGGCTATGTAGCCGCCATTCGTGCTGCCCAATTGGGGTTGAAAGTGGCGGTTGTGGAGAAGGACAAAGTCGGCGGCACCTGCTTGCATCGCGGTTGCATCCCGTCCAAAGCCTTGCTCAAGAGCGCGGATATCCTCGCCACCGTTCAGAAGTCCAAGGAGTTCGGCGTCAACATCGACGGCACGGTCTCGTTTGACTTCGGCAACGTCATGGCGCGCAAGGAAAAAATCGTCGGCAACTTGCACAAAGGCGTACAGTCGCTTTTGAAAAAACACAACGTCCAAGTCATCGAAGGCACCGGCACCGTCATGGGGCCGTCGATTTTCTCGCCGCTGGCGGGCGCCGTTCGTGTAGAACGCCCGGACGGTGAGCAAGAAATCATCAACCCGCGCAACTTGATCGTGGCAACGGGCTCTCGTCCGAAGTCTCTGCCGGGCCTGACGGTAGACGGCAAGCATGTTATCAACTCCGACCATGCATTGGAGCTCGAAGAACTGCCGAAGTCTGTCATCATCGTCGGCGCAGGCGCGATCGGTTGTGAGTGGGCTTCGATGTTCTCCGACTACGGCGTGCAAGTCACCCTCGTGGAATTCGCGCCGCAGATTCTGCCGCTCGAAGACGAAGACGTCGCCGCAGAACTTGCGAAACTGCTCGGCCGCCGCAAAACCAAGGTCAAGATCATGACGTCGACCGGCGTCCTCCCGGACACCTTGAAGATCGAGGGCGACACCGTCACGATCCAAGCCAAAGTCAACGTCGGCACCGACAAGGAAGCGATCGAAACCCTGTCGGCCGAAAAACTGCTCGTTTCTGTCGGTCGCGGCGCTGCGATTGACAACATCGGCTTGGAAGCGACCGAAGTGCAAATCGACCGCGGCACCATCGTCGTCGACGAGCACTACCGCACCAAGGAGAAAAACATCTTCGCCATCGGCGATGTGTTGAACACTCCGCAACTGGCGCATGTTGCATCTCATGAAGGCATCCATGCGGTCGAAGTGATTGCCGGACTCCATCCTCATCCGATTGATTACGCGATGATTCCGCGTTGCACCTATACTCGTCCGGAAGTGGCGTCTGTCGGGTACACCGAACGTCATCTTCGCAACGAAGGACGAGAGATCAAAGTCGGCAAATTCCCGTTCCGCGGCATCGGCAAAGCGTTGGTCAACGGCGAATTCGACGGTTTCGTCAAAATGATCGCAGATGCGAACACGGGCGATCTGCTCGGCGTTCACATGATCGGTCAGAATGTCACCGACATGATCTCGGAAGCGGGCCTCGCTGCATTGCTCGATGCAACCGCTTGGGAGATCGGCCTCGCCATTCACCCGCACCCGACGCTGTCGGAAGCGATTGGTGAAGCGGCGCTTGCGGTCGATGGCATGGCGATCCATTATTAA
- a CDS encoding glycosyl hydrolase family 18 protein yields the protein MKKKIWLATLVAAAGTLLAATPYALKKGQSPAQPTLAEPVATESTPADGPTFGPPMPDWQSELTQPLAVLGYYTVSNTNKSSLNSLNSFGGGFLNQMTTMTFSAQADGSIAGQAPPDGMQAAQQKQVKALASLTNGKDGFSKDVAHAVLSDPNLRGRLVQNAVVLCRQGGYGGVNVDFENMLPSDRANFTAFMTELANGLHADGRTLTISVMAKTSDFPKSDWIGTFDYAALGQVADQIQLMTYDQHGTWGEPGAVAGLPWVEKVVRYASSQIPSQKLLLGIAAYGYDWNMGDAGKNKAIPLKNIPALLNKTGAQAQWNDAEQSPYFTYTADDGSTHNVWYENPQSIETKAKLVSHYHLGGIAMWKMGFEDNSFWQAVKTGLQVPQGQ from the coding sequence ATGAAAAAAAAGATCTGGCTCGCCACGCTCGTCGCAGCAGCCGGAACACTGCTCGCCGCGACCCCTTACGCGCTTAAAAAAGGACAGTCCCCCGCACAGCCGACTCTCGCGGAACCTGTTGCCACAGAATCGACTCCGGCAGACGGCCCGACGTTCGGACCACCGATGCCGGACTGGCAATCGGAACTCACGCAACCGTTGGCGGTGCTCGGGTACTACACCGTTTCCAATACGAACAAGTCTTCGCTGAACTCGCTGAATTCATTTGGCGGCGGGTTCTTGAACCAGATGACGACGATGACCTTCTCGGCCCAAGCAGACGGCAGCATTGCAGGCCAAGCTCCGCCGGACGGCATGCAAGCGGCACAACAGAAGCAAGTCAAAGCGTTGGCGTCTCTGACCAACGGCAAGGACGGCTTCTCAAAGGACGTGGCGCATGCGGTTCTCAGCGACCCGAACTTGCGCGGGCGGTTGGTTCAAAACGCAGTCGTCCTTTGTCGGCAGGGTGGGTATGGCGGGGTCAACGTCGACTTTGAAAACATGTTGCCGAGTGACCGTGCGAATTTCACGGCCTTCATGACCGAACTTGCAAACGGGTTGCACGCGGACGGAAGGACGCTGACGATCTCCGTCATGGCGAAGACGTCCGACTTCCCGAAAAGCGATTGGATCGGCACGTTCGACTATGCAGCACTGGGACAAGTGGCCGATCAGATTCAACTCATGACCTATGACCAGCACGGCACATGGGGCGAACCGGGTGCTGTCGCGGGTCTGCCGTGGGTGGAGAAAGTGGTACGCTACGCTTCTTCGCAGATCCCTTCGCAAAAACTCCTGCTCGGGATCGCCGCTTATGGCTACGACTGGAACATGGGGGACGCAGGGAAGAACAAAGCCATTCCGTTGAAAAACATCCCGGCGCTCTTGAACAAAACCGGAGCCCAAGCCCAGTGGAACGACGCCGAACAATCGCCGTACTTCACGTACACGGCCGACGACGGTTCCACGCACAACGTCTGGTACGAAAACCCGCAATCCATTGAAACCAAAGCCAAACTCGTCTCGCACTACCACCTCGGCGGCATTGCGATGTGGAAGATGGGATTTGAGGACAATTCCTTCTGGCAAGCGGTGAAAACCGGGTTGCAAGTACCGCAAGGACAGTAG
- the moaC gene encoding cyclic pyranopterin monophosphate synthase MoaC codes for MTDSHLTHFNAEGRAHMVDVSEKSASDRSATAAATLRMRAETLTLIRQGKMKKGDVLAVAQVAGIMAAKKTSDLIPMCHPLPLTKVDISFSERSETELDVEATVKTTYVTGVEMEALTAVTAAALTVYDMCKAVDKGMVIADVKLVEKTGGKSGDFRRT; via the coding sequence ATGACGGATTCTCATTTGACCCATTTCAACGCCGAGGGCCGTGCCCACATGGTCGACGTTTCGGAAAAAAGCGCGTCGGATCGCTCTGCAACCGCCGCCGCTACGCTGCGCATGCGCGCGGAGACCCTCACGCTCATTCGCCAAGGCAAGATGAAAAAAGGCGACGTCCTCGCCGTCGCGCAAGTCGCCGGCATCATGGCTGCGAAAAAAACGTCCGACCTCATTCCGATGTGCCACCCGCTCCCGTTGACCAAGGTGGACATCTCCTTCTCCGAGCGCTCGGAGACCGAACTCGACGTGGAGGCAACTGTGAAAACCACCTACGTCACCGGAGTCGAGATGGAAGCGCTGACCGCCGTCACCGCCGCAGCGCTCACGGTATACGACATGTGCAAGGCGGTGGACAAAGGCATGGTGATCGCCGACGTGAAGCTCGTGGAAAAAACGGGTGGCAAGAGCGGAGATTTTCGCCGTACCTAA
- a CDS encoding sigma 54-interacting transcriptional regulator, with translation MLRAFHDLSSVSVIGVVDIDEQAPGMVLAREFGIRTGRSVEEFASEQITVVFEATGDRQAYEAIRGHLSERTALIPGEVANFMMRLLLEKEGLIHELTITNQKLGVVLNSTHDAMIAINDQGIITLFNAAAERLSGERADEMIGELASVVIPNSRLHVVLESGEPELNQLQVLDTNRIITNRVPVRDEHGNLAGAVAVFRDITEIQTLAEEVTDLKEFRMLLEAIINSTQDAISVVDKEGRGIMINPAYTRLTGLTEMDIIGKPADADIAEGESMHMQVLKTRRPVRGVSMKLGPKRREVLVNVAPIEVDGELKGSVGIVHDISEIKKLTDELNQAKQLIRKLQAKYTFEDIIGTSNEMVMAIEQAKKAAETPATVLLRGESGTGKELFAHAIHNLSARRFNQFIRVNCAALSESLLESELFGYEEGAFTGARRGGKKGLFEEASGGTIFLDEIGELSMHMQAKILRVLQEKEILRVGGAKALPVNARVIAATNVNLERAIQQGQFREDLYYRLNVLPIIIPPMRYRKGDIETISHRLIAKFNEEYGRKVELISPSALVRMRDYSWPGNVRELENAIGRAMIQMKFTETVIEPHHLILYGEAASGVKETTLPVPVAAFHEPEGELQTLDDVVGRAERQHLELVLQKTKGNKTEAAKLLGIAVRSLYYKLEKYGMQ, from the coding sequence ATGCTTCGCGCTTTTCACGATTTGTCCTCTGTATCTGTCATCGGCGTCGTTGACATCGACGAGCAGGCACCGGGGATGGTGCTGGCTCGCGAATTTGGCATCCGAACGGGGCGCAGTGTGGAGGAATTCGCCTCGGAGCAGATCACCGTTGTATTTGAAGCGACGGGGGATCGACAGGCGTATGAAGCGATTCGCGGCCACCTGTCTGAGCGCACGGCGTTGATTCCGGGTGAAGTGGCGAATTTCATGATGCGACTGTTGCTGGAGAAGGAAGGTCTGATCCACGAACTGACGATCACCAACCAGAAGCTCGGCGTCGTTCTCAACTCGACGCACGACGCGATGATCGCGATCAACGACCAGGGCATCATCACCCTGTTCAACGCCGCAGCAGAACGCCTCTCCGGAGAGCGTGCCGACGAAATGATCGGGGAATTGGCGAGTGTCGTTATCCCGAATTCGCGACTGCACGTTGTACTGGAAAGCGGCGAACCGGAATTGAACCAACTGCAAGTCCTCGATACGAACCGCATCATCACCAACCGCGTACCGGTGCGTGACGAGCACGGCAACCTCGCGGGGGCGGTCGCCGTTTTTCGCGACATCACGGAAATTCAGACGCTGGCCGAGGAAGTCACCGACCTCAAGGAATTTCGCATGCTGCTCGAAGCGATCATCAATTCGACCCAAGACGCGATCTCGGTCGTTGACAAAGAAGGCCGCGGGATCATGATCAACCCGGCGTACACGCGTCTGACGGGGCTGACCGAAATGGACATCATCGGCAAACCGGCCGATGCCGACATTGCAGAGGGCGAGTCGATGCACATGCAAGTCTTGAAAACGCGCCGTCCCGTGCGCGGGGTCTCGATGAAACTCGGGCCCAAACGCCGCGAAGTGCTCGTCAACGTCGCTCCGATTGAAGTCGACGGCGAACTCAAAGGCTCGGTCGGGATCGTCCACGACATCTCCGAAATCAAGAAGTTGACCGACGAACTCAACCAAGCCAAGCAGTTGATCCGCAAACTGCAAGCGAAATACACGTTCGAAGACATCATCGGCACCTCCAACGAGATGGTCATGGCGATTGAACAGGCGAAAAAAGCGGCCGAAACGCCCGCCACCGTCCTCCTGCGCGGCGAGTCGGGGACGGGGAAGGAACTTTTTGCCCATGCGATTCACAATTTGAGCGCCCGGCGTTTTAACCAGTTCATCCGCGTCAATTGTGCGGCTCTCTCCGAGTCGCTTTTGGAATCGGAGCTGTTCGGGTATGAGGAGGGCGCGTTTACCGGAGCGAGACGAGGCGGCAAAAAAGGCCTGTTCGAAGAAGCGTCCGGCGGGACGATTTTTCTCGATGAAATCGGGGAACTCTCCATGCACATGCAGGCGAAAATTCTGCGCGTCCTGCAGGAAAAGGAAATTCTCCGCGTCGGCGGGGCCAAGGCACTGCCCGTGAACGCCCGCGTCATCGCCGCCACCAACGTCAATCTCGAACGCGCCATCCAGCAGGGGCAGTTCCGCGAAGACCTCTACTACCGCTTGAACGTCCTGCCGATCATCATCCCGCCGATGAGGTATCGCAAGGGCGACATCGAAACGATCTCACATCGCCTGATCGCGAAATTCAACGAGGAATACGGTCGCAAAGTCGAGCTCATCTCGCCGTCGGCGCTCGTGCGGATGCGCGATTATTCGTGGCCGGGCAACGTCCGTGAATTGGAGAATGCGATCGGACGCGCGATGATCCAGATGAAGTTCACGGAGACGGTGATTGAGCCGCATCACTTGATCCTTTACGGAGAAGCGGCCAGCGGGGTGAAGGAAACGACGCTCCCCGTGCCGGTCGCCGCGTTCCACGAACCGGAAGGGGAGTTGCAGACGCTCGATGATGTGGTGGGTCGCGCCGAACGCCAACATCTTGAACTCGTCTTGCAGAAAACCAAGGGCAACAAAACCGAAGCCGCCAAATTGCTCGGCATCGCCGTGCGCAGTCTGTATTACAAGTTGGAAAAGTACGGCATGCAATAA